A segment of the Pantoea trifolii genome:
AATGTCATTCACCTATGCCTACAGCGTCTATCCGCTGAAATGCCTGCTTGAGCCGCATCTGCCGAATAACGAAGGCTGCTTTAAATCCATCACCGTCACCGCGCCCGAAGGCTCGATTGCCAATGCGCGGCCGCCTTGTGCGGTGGAGATGCGTAACCGCGTCGGACACATGGCGCACGCCGCCATTTTCACTGCGCTGGCCGATATCATGCCGGATCGCGTAATGGGCCACTCGGGCAGCGCGCCGGTCACCTGCGACGTGTTCGCCGGACAATTTGATGACGGACGCCGCTTTGTCGAAAGCCTGTGCGTCAACGGCGGCACCGGCGCGCGTCCTGCCGCCGACGGTATCGTCACCGGCTTCCCCGGCAACATGTCCTCCACGCCGGTTGAGCTGATTGAATCCGCCACGCCGCTGCTGTTCCTGCAGAAATCCATCGTGCCCGATTCGGGCGGTGCCGGGCGTTATCGCGGCGGCGTGGCGCAGCGCATGGTGATTCGCAACACCAGCAAATATCCGCTCTCGCACAGCATGTTCTATTCGCGGCAAAAACACGCGGCAGAGGGCGTGTTAGGCGCGGCGGCGGGTGCACCGAACGTTGTGGCGATTAATGGCGCATCGCTGGCGAAACCGGTGGGACGCCATGATGTGTTACCCGGCGACGAAGTCACCATTCAAATGCCGGGCGGCGGCGGCAAGATGCCGGTGGCCGAACGCGATCTCAACGCCATCCTGTGGGATGTGCAGGAAGGTTACATCACTGAAGCGGGCGCGTTGCGTGATTACGGCGTGAACCTGCATGACCTTAAAAGAGGCTAAAACATGGACAGATTAACAGGAAAGGTGGTGCTGATTACCGGCGCGGGCAGCGGAATTGGTAAAGCGGCGGCAGCCGGTTTTGCCGCGCGCGGGGCGCAGGTGATTTTGGTAGGACGACGTCAGGCGGTGCTGGATGAGGTGGCGGCGAGCCTGATCGCGCAGGGCGGTAAAGTGTCGGCTTATGCGGCAGATATCGCGCAAAAAACCGAGGTTGAGGCGCTGGTGGCGTGGGCGATAGCCGAACGGGGCCAGGTCGATATTCTGGTTAACAACGCCGGCAGCGCCAGCAAGACGCTGAATGCGCGCTGGATTGCCGAAGAGGAGTGGGATCAGGTACAGGACGTCAACATGAAAGCGGTATTCCTGCTGACGCAAGCGCTGCTGCCGGACATGCTGGCGCGCAAAAACGGCACCATCATCACCGTATCCTCACTGGCGGCGCTGCGGCCAAATCTGCTGGGTGGCGCGGCCTACGGCGCAGCGAAAGCCGCGGTGCGCAACTTTATGACCTATCTGCACAACACCTTCCGCAACGACGGCATCCGCTCAACCTGCATTTTACCGGGTGAAGTGAACACGCCGATCATGGATAACCGCGCCAATCCGCCGGATCAGGCGATTCGTGATGGCATGGTGCAGCCGGAAGATGTGGCTGAAGCCATTCTGCTGTGCGCCAGCTTACCGGCGCGCACCGTGGTGGAAGAACTGATTGTCGCGCCGACGGTGCTGCGCGATCTCTCCGGCGATCTGGAGATCAGCCGCTGGAAAAATGCCCCGGCAGCGTGCCAGGCCGAACGTGAAAAATCGTAATAGGAATCCTTATGTCGAGCCAAAATTTTAAAGCCGCCGAGGCGGTATTACGTGTAGAGCGCACCTCGCTGCGTGTGCAGCAACCTGCGTCGAGCGGCGATATGGTTTCTCTGGCGATGGGCGAACCGGATTTCGATACCCCGCCGCGCATCGTGCAAGCCGCGGTTGAAGCACTGCAAGCCGGTTACACCCATTACGCGCCGCTGCTCGGTGACAAAGCCTTGTGCAGCGCGCTGGCGGACGAGGTATCCGCGCAAAGCGGCAACGCGGTGAAAGCCGGTGAAATTCTGGTCACGCACGGCGGCACCGCCGGTCTTGCGGCGGCGATTCTCTCCATCGTCAATCCAGGCGATCGCGTGGTGATCCCCGATCCAACCTATTCGCTGTACGCGGATTTGGTCAATATGGCCGGCGGCATCTGCGTGCCGATGCCGTGCCGCGCGGATCTGCACTGGGATCTGGAACGTCTGGATCGTGCGCTCGACGGCGCCAAACTGTTTGTGTTCTGCAATCCCGGCAATCCCACCGGCATTGTGCACAGCCGCGCCGAAATTGAAGCGCTAGGCCAACTGGTGAACCAGCACGATACGCTGGTGATCGCTGATGAAGCTTATAGCGATCTGGTATTTACCGATCGTCCCTTTACCTCGGTGCTGCACATTCCCGCCTTTGCCGGACGCACGCTGTTCTGTCAGACTTTCTCTAAAAGTTACGCCATGACCGGCTGGCGCGTGGGTTATCTGGCGGGACCGGCGGAGATGATCGCCGCCGCCGCGCGCGTACACAATACGGTGAACGGATCGGTGAACAGCGCGGTGCAGCGTGCGGCGCTGATGGCGCTGACGCAGTGTAAAGATGACGTAAAACGTATGTATGATGTCTACCGCCAGCGTCGCGTGCTGATGATGGAAGGATTGTCGGCGATTCCAGAGTTGAAACTGAATGAACCCGAAGGCGCGTTTTACTGCTTCCCGGCCTATTCGTTGCCGATTCCGGCGATTGATATGGTGTCGTTGCTGCGCGAACAGGGCATCGCGGTGCGGCCTGGCAGTGAATTTGGCGCGGCGGGCGAAGGGCATTTGCGCCTCTCTTACGCTGCCAGCAGTGAAGCCATTACTGAAGGTGTGCGCCGTTTGAAGCGCGGCCTGGCCAGTTTCAAGTAACATCAGCACGTTTAAGGAAGCATACCCACAATGACGGGAAAACCGATGCGCAGTGATACCGAAAGAAACCGCAAGAACCTGATTCAGGCAG
Coding sequences within it:
- a CDS encoding SDR family oxidoreductase: MDRLTGKVVLITGAGSGIGKAAAAGFAARGAQVILVGRRQAVLDEVAASLIAQGGKVSAYAADIAQKTEVEALVAWAIAERGQVDILVNNAGSASKTLNARWIAEEEWDQVQDVNMKAVFLLTQALLPDMLARKNGTIITVSSLAALRPNLLGGAAYGAAKAAVRNFMTYLHNTFRNDGIRSTCILPGEVNTPIMDNRANPPDQAIRDGMVQPEDVAEAILLCASLPARTVVEELIVAPTVLRDLSGDLEISRWKNAPAACQAEREKS
- a CDS encoding pyridoxal phosphate-dependent aminotransferase, whose protein sequence is MSSQNFKAAEAVLRVERTSLRVQQPASSGDMVSLAMGEPDFDTPPRIVQAAVEALQAGYTHYAPLLGDKALCSALADEVSAQSGNAVKAGEILVTHGGTAGLAAAILSIVNPGDRVVIPDPTYSLYADLVNMAGGICVPMPCRADLHWDLERLDRALDGAKLFVFCNPGNPTGIVHSRAEIEALGQLVNQHDTLVIADEAYSDLVFTDRPFTSVLHIPAFAGRTLFCQTFSKSYAMTGWRVGYLAGPAEMIAAAARVHNTVNGSVNSAVQRAALMALTQCKDDVKRMYDVYRQRRVLMMEGLSAIPELKLNEPEGAFYCFPAYSLPIPAIDMVSLLREQGIAVRPGSEFGAAGEGHLRLSYAASSEAITEGVRRLKRGLASFK